A genomic window from Streptomyces mirabilis includes:
- a CDS encoding pyridoxamine 5'-phosphate oxidase family protein, whose translation MNPPARSLKQRTHDTLHRLENDVDCWVSTADGAGETPYLIPLSFLWDGTTLLLATPAASPTGRNLRATGKVRLGIGPTRDVVLVEGTAEALESAALPDGVGDAFAEKTGFDPRGLTTAYLYFRISPRRVQAWREADELTGRDLMRDGEWLLAD comes from the coding sequence ATGAACCCGCCCGCCCGCTCCCTGAAGCAACGCACGCACGACACCCTCCACCGGCTGGAGAACGACGTCGACTGCTGGGTGTCCACGGCCGACGGCGCCGGGGAAACGCCGTACCTGATCCCGCTGTCCTTCCTCTGGGACGGCACGACCCTGCTGCTCGCCACCCCGGCCGCCAGTCCGACCGGCCGCAACCTGCGTGCGACCGGCAAGGTGCGTCTGGGCATCGGCCCGACCCGTGACGTGGTGCTCGTCGAGGGAACCGCCGAGGCGCTGGAGTCCGCCGCGCTGCCGGACGGGGTCGGCGACGCCTTCGCCGAGAAGACCGGCTTCGACCCGCGCGGACTCACCACGGCGTACCTCTACTTCCGTATCAGCCCGCGGCGCGTGCAGGCCTGGCGCGAGGCCGACGAACTCACCGGGCGCGACCTCATGCGCGACGGGGAGTGGCTCCTGGCGGACTGA